In Pseudomonas alcaliphila JAB1, a single window of DNA contains:
- a CDS encoding sulfite exporter TauE/SafE family protein gives MFTFIAFAAGLVRGYSGFGFAMLMALGLMLRLPPAEAVPVALILDVACSVTLWPAALRAVHGRVLGRLLVGMLLAVPLGAWLLLWLPAHIMAPLVAVLCLCGGVLVLWRPSVATPVGQGMAWLAGLASGLATTLASAGGPPLMIYLLRSGLDARQLRGTAVLFFLASSGAALIGLGLAGVLNGALWRLALELALPALAGNLLGQWLHPRWQPFSLRVLVGGLLVLLSVGSLLRVLWA, from the coding sequence ATGTTCACCTTTATCGCCTTCGCCGCGGGGTTGGTGCGCGGCTACAGCGGCTTCGGTTTCGCCATGCTGATGGCGCTCGGACTGATGCTGCGACTGCCGCCGGCCGAGGCCGTGCCGGTGGCGCTGATTCTCGACGTGGCCTGCAGCGTGACGCTGTGGCCGGCGGCGCTGCGCGCCGTGCATGGGCGCGTGCTGGGGCGTCTATTGGTCGGCATGCTGCTGGCAGTGCCGCTGGGCGCCTGGCTGCTGCTGTGGCTGCCGGCGCACATCATGGCGCCGCTGGTGGCTGTGCTCTGTTTATGCGGTGGCGTGCTGGTGTTGTGGCGACCGTCCGTTGCCACGCCGGTGGGCCAGGGCATGGCCTGGTTGGCGGGGCTGGCATCCGGCCTGGCGACCACCCTGGCCTCGGCCGGCGGCCCGCCATTGATGATCTACCTGCTGCGCAGCGGCCTCGACGCCCGCCAGTTACGCGGTACGGCGGTGCTGTTCTTCCTCGCCAGCAGTGGCGCTGCGCTGATCGGGTTGGGCCTTGCGGGTGTGTTGAACGGCGCGCTCTGGCGGCTGGCACTGGAGCTGGCATTGCCGGCGTTGGCCGGCAACCTGCTCGGCCAATGGCTGCATCCGCGCTGGCAGCCGTTTTCGCTGCGGGTGCTGGTCGGTGGTTTGCTGGTACTGCTGTCGGTGGGGAGTCTGTTGCGGGTGTTGTGGGCGTAG
- a CDS encoding SDR family NAD(P)-dependent oxidoreductase: protein MSKVAFITGATSGFGRATARRFAEAGWTLVLSGRRLERLEELKAELQDKVPVHIAALDVRDAAAVKALVDGLQAPFDRIDVLVNNAGLALAPEAAQKVALEDWHTMIDTNVTGLVNVTHAVLPKLLEIGKGTSIINIGSVAGEWPYPGGHVYGASKAFVKQFSFNLRCDLVSTGVRVTDIAPGMAETEFTLVRTKGNQAASDALYGSTTPLTAEDIAEQIFYVATLPDHININRLEIMPSRQAWSPFAIDRD from the coding sequence ATGAGCAAGGTGGCATTCATCACAGGCGCGACATCCGGTTTCGGCCGCGCCACGGCAAGACGCTTCGCCGAGGCCGGCTGGACCCTGGTACTCAGCGGCCGACGCCTGGAGCGCCTGGAAGAGCTGAAGGCCGAACTGCAGGACAAGGTACCGGTGCACATCGCTGCGCTCGACGTGCGTGATGCTGCTGCGGTGAAGGCGCTGGTCGACGGCCTGCAAGCGCCCTTCGATCGCATCGACGTGCTGGTCAACAACGCCGGCCTGGCGCTGGCTCCGGAGGCCGCGCAGAAGGTCGCCCTGGAAGACTGGCACACCATGATCGACACCAACGTCACCGGCCTGGTCAACGTCACCCATGCGGTGCTGCCCAAGCTGCTGGAAATCGGCAAGGGCACCAGCATCATCAACATCGGCTCGGTGGCCGGCGAATGGCCCTACCCGGGCGGCCACGTGTATGGCGCCAGCAAGGCCTTCGTCAAACAGTTCAGCTTCAACCTGCGTTGCGACCTGGTATCCACCGGCGTGCGCGTCACCGACATCGCGCCGGGCATGGCCGAAACCGAATTCACCCTGGTGCGCACCAAGGGCAACCAGGCTGCCTCCGACGCGCTGTACGGCAGCACCACGCCGCTGACCGCCGAGGACATCGCCGAGCAGATCTTCTACGTCGCTACCCTGCCGGATCACATCAACATCAACCGCCTGGAAATCATGCCGAGCCGCCAGGCCTGGTCGCCCTTCGCCATCGACCGCGATTGA
- a CDS encoding amino acid ABC transporter ATP-binding protein produces the protein MPEAPAVQIDNLSKSFDGIEVLRDISLTVKKGEVVSVLGSSGSGKSTLLRCINWLEEPDRGSIHIAGQRIGVDAQGKRMNNRDLAAIRAKTGMVFQSFNLWPHLNVLQNVMEAPMQVKKMRKDEARAIAQTLLEKVGMEQKAEAFPYTLSGGQKQRVAIARALAMSPEVILFDEPTSALDPERVGEVLTVMKNLSSEGYTMIVVTHEMEFARAVSDQVVFLEKGLLIEKSAPEKFFTNPETERVRKFLELSA, from the coding sequence ATGCCTGAGGCACCTGCGGTACAGATCGACAATCTTTCCAAGAGCTTCGACGGTATCGAGGTGCTGCGCGACATCTCGTTGACCGTGAAAAAGGGCGAAGTGGTCAGCGTGCTGGGCTCCTCCGGTTCGGGCAAATCCACCCTGCTGCGCTGTATCAACTGGCTCGAAGAGCCGGATCGCGGCAGTATTCACATCGCCGGTCAACGCATCGGCGTGGATGCCCAGGGCAAGCGCATGAACAACCGCGACCTGGCGGCGATTCGCGCCAAGACCGGCATGGTATTCCAGAGCTTCAACCTGTGGCCGCACCTGAATGTGCTGCAGAACGTCATGGAAGCACCGATGCAGGTGAAGAAGATGCGCAAGGACGAGGCCCGCGCCATCGCCCAGACGCTGCTGGAAAAGGTCGGCATGGAACAGAAGGCCGAAGCCTTTCCCTATACCCTCTCCGGCGGGCAGAAGCAGCGCGTGGCGATTGCCCGCGCCCTGGCCATGAGCCCGGAGGTGATCCTGTTCGACGAGCCGACCTCGGCACTCGACCCGGAGCGGGTCGGCGAAGTGCTGACGGTGATGAAGAACCTCTCCAGCGAGGGCTACACCATGATCGTGGTCACCCACGAAATGGAATTCGCCCGCGCGGTGTCGGATCAGGTGGTGTTCCTGGAAAAGGGCCTGTTGATCGAGAAATCCGCGCCGGAGAAGTTCTTCACCAACCCGGAAACCGAACGCGTGCGCAAGTTCCTCGAACTGTCCGCATGA
- a CDS encoding amino acid ABC transporter permease, translated as MTEWSIIWEARGAFLNGALNTLILFALSVLAAFVIGCFSVYLLEGRNWLSTLLRGAINLMRMLPFLVLAYLLYYGLPALGIKPSAWGAGLVALAIYHAAYFAEILRGARLVLPLGQVEAAKAHGFRPARLYWRIILPQLVIRTRPLLGNQLIYALKDTAFLTIITVQELTAAANSVQATYFIPSEAFIVVIALYWIISICLELALKWASRFGAKRGFEHA; from the coding sequence ATGACTGAATGGAGCATCATTTGGGAGGCGCGCGGCGCTTTCCTCAACGGCGCACTCAACACCCTGATCCTGTTCGCCCTGTCGGTGCTGGCGGCCTTCGTCATCGGCTGCTTCAGCGTCTACCTGCTGGAGGGCCGCAACTGGCTGTCGACCCTGCTGCGCGGGGCGATCAACCTGATGCGCATGCTGCCCTTCCTGGTACTGGCTTACCTGCTCTACTACGGCCTGCCGGCTCTGGGCATCAAACCCAGCGCCTGGGGCGCGGGCCTGGTGGCGCTGGCCATTTATCATGCGGCCTATTTCGCCGAAATCCTGCGCGGTGCACGCCTGGTGCTGCCGCTCGGCCAGGTCGAGGCGGCCAAGGCCCATGGCTTTCGTCCCGCTCGCCTGTACTGGCGGATCATCCTGCCGCAACTGGTGATCCGCACCCGCCCGCTGCTCGGCAACCAGCTGATCTACGCACTCAAGGACACCGCCTTTCTCACCATCATCACCGTGCAGGAACTGACCGCTGCAGCCAACTCGGTGCAGGCCACCTACTTCATCCCCAGCGAGGCGTTCATCGTGGTCATCGCCCTGTACTGGATCATCAGCATCTGCCTGGAACTGGCGCTCAAATGGGCGAGCCGGTTCGGCGCCAAACGAGGTTTCGAACATGCCTGA
- a CDS encoding amino acid ABC transporter permease, translating into MNGQAWLLLLEGAWTTLWISSIAIALGVVIGLGIALLRMARIPFVEQALVLYVSLARATPLVTLVLFIFLSAPTFGLAMDRYTAAILALTLNTAAFNAEVWRTAFISFSREQKEAALACGMTNGVFFRRIMLPQMITSSLPGLVNEMSFLIKSSPAIAVIGIVDLTRVTNRISAVTYEPLPPILAAALLYMLIIGVLLKVQAIAEKKANRLAM; encoded by the coding sequence ATGAACGGACAAGCCTGGTTATTGCTGCTCGAAGGCGCCTGGACGACTCTGTGGATCTCCTCGATCGCCATTGCCCTGGGCGTGGTCATCGGCCTGGGCATCGCCCTGCTGCGCATGGCGCGCATCCCCTTCGTGGAGCAGGCGCTGGTGCTCTACGTGAGCCTGGCGCGTGCCACGCCGCTGGTCACCCTGGTGCTGTTCATCTTCCTCTCGGCACCGACCTTCGGCCTGGCCATGGATCGCTACACGGCAGCGATTCTCGCCCTCACCCTGAACACCGCGGCCTTCAACGCCGAGGTCTGGCGCACGGCCTTCATCAGTTTCTCCCGCGAGCAGAAGGAAGCGGCGCTGGCCTGCGGCATGACCAACGGCGTGTTCTTTCGCCGCATCATGCTGCCGCAGATGATCACCAGCAGCCTGCCCGGCCTGGTCAACGAGATGTCCTTCCTGATCAAGAGCAGCCCGGCCATCGCGGTGATCGGCATCGTCGACCTGACCCGGGTGACCAACCGTATCAGTGCCGTGACCTACGAGCCGCTACCACCGATTCTCGCCGCCGCCCTGCTGTACATGCTGATCATCGGCGTGCTGCTCAAGGTGCAGGCCATCGCCGAGAAGAAAGCCAACCGACTGGCCATGTGA